The Arachis duranensis cultivar V14167 chromosome 2, aradu.V14167.gnm2.J7QH, whole genome shotgun sequence genome has a window encoding:
- the LOC107476224 gene encoding DNA glycosylase/AP lyase ROS1, with the protein MDIREMNNKKDQQVETRWVPTTPIKPILQTMPIYAPEQEDQPQIPTHGDGAVACSKFTSFMERSCIGSVNEGRMKNIVGENSEACAKTVSGDLPGLGHMSFSQLIATMQENATSANLNATQSGNGSMNPAFSSLDSQINYNRAAMNNTGNLQGTSSVGCSQIASLSMNMEKNNPAEEFDVACTPVKMDAIQIENTPQSKQKRRKHRPKVIVEGKPKRTRKLAEEKNVQLKENSTGKRKYVRRKGINKTPTTPAEETIKDLTPDSTKKSCKKTLFDGFTGTENATAEGTASCDKEAQDPSQSNPPVAQPIEKTIKKRGRKKKTPNMSYPTETTVEFSEALRRGPNTRSRSNKKSKEESSTSGNFYIELPIGTQDHNTSAKRMRYSRTNATNKVSYDHERSTEDIKTSSIFSPESTSQETKPIVNCSFEDNKNKRDQTTENAESPNTSGRNIIGVHHNDLSLYRTKSKTASTSAATNQNEVEMTISPQDARRLDYASNSDNSECNSDFYKFISMVRSLEAVDKSLDISDVDAITKQFKKLKIKTQEDAIIRYKQKKQKQKQKRLDGAIIPFEGQVVPFKKQYPRARVNLDEETNRVWKLLMLDINSHGIDGEDEDKSKWWEEERNVFRGRADSFIAKMHRVQGDRRFSRWKGSVVDSVVGVFLTQNVSDHLSSSAFMALAARFPNKSQVNVGAPVEISEGDAPLNPPVHDATEHSGHKITQWSVPEMTQRTGFNDMVASRSSGVSQTGEASNGQNDEKMGSCSGGHSEVEKNTSVNITQQAENSTKVQEEADTKRDEATEKLTSGDLKNGSPKENSQVPLRASTFPTQESVLSSENEKSMPCCPDNGAEMSQRSHSQRIVAPAQATAGAHKSEASNEARETSSAKKDSKGKGKEQKDEINWDSLRTAAQAIAGKREKTWNTMDSLDWDAVRCADVSTISDAIKERGMNNRLAERIQLFLNRLVEDHGDIDLEWLRDVAPDKAKEFLLSIKGLGLKSVECVRLLTLHHLAFPVDTNVGRIAVRLGWVPLQPLPETLQLHLLELYPILETVQKYLWPRLCKLDQKTLYELHYQMITFGKVFCTKHKPNCNACPLKGECRHFASAFASARLALPGPAQTSIVSTSGNNPTDQNPTDQNPMDQNPMDQNPAVNIAQLHLPLLENPNQGAEILQAEVAKQLKSISEKNICHPIIEEPTTPEAECSQVPIHDIEDAFWEPREIPPIDLDLEEFTLNLKNYMQGNMELQEAEMSRALVALTPKAANIPMPKLKNVNRLRTEHCVYELPDTHPLLEGWDKREADDPGKYLLAIWAPGETANSIQPPERKCSYQESGQLCNEKECLSCNSVREADSQTVRGTILIPCRTAMRGRFPLNGTYFQVNEVFADHESSKNPISVPRSWIWNLNRRTVYFGTSVTSIFKGLTTPEIQQCFWRGYVCVRGFDRATRAPRPLKARLHFPASKMEKATGTTRKKSTATKSEGAKTNPEQPEVVSGSQSLQEGGKPKENPSLFMS; encoded by the exons ATGGATATCAGagaaatgaataataaaaaagatcaacAAGTTGAGACTCGTTGGGTTCCCACTACTCCCATAAAACCCATTCTTCAAACAATGCCGATCTACGCACCAGAACAGGAAGATCAGCCCCAGATACCCACTCATGGTGATGGAGCAGTTGCATGTTCCAAATTCACAAGTTTTATGGAAAGGTCCTGTATTGGGTCAGTAAATGAAGGTAGAATGAAAAACATTGTTGGTGAAAATAGTGAAGCTTGTGCAAAGACAGTATCTGGTGATCTTCCTGGACTTGGTCATATGAGTTTTTCTCAACTTATAGCGACCATGCAAGAGAATGCAACATCAGCTAATTTGAATGCAACCCAATCAGGCAATGGATCGATGAATCCAGCTTTTTCTTCATTGGATTCACAGATCAACTACAACAGAGCAGCCATGAATAACACTGGAAATCTTCAGG GCACATCGTCAGTTGGTTGCTCACAAATTGCATCATTGTCAATGAATATGGAAAAAAATAATCCTGCCGAAGAATTTGATGTTGCTTGCACACCAGTAAAGATGGATGCCATCCAGATAGAAAACACACCACAATcaaaacaaaagagaagaaagcacCGTCCCAAGGTCATTGTAGAAGGCAAGCCAAAACGAACTCGAAAGCTAGCTGAAGAAAAGAATGTTCAGCTCAAAGAAAATTCAACTGGCAAAAGAAAATACGTgagaagaaaaggaataaacaaGACCCCTACTACTCCAGCAGAAGAAACAATTAAAGACTTGACGCCAGACTCTACAAAAAAGTCTTGTAAAAAGACTTTATTTGATGGATTTACTGGCACTGAAAATGCAACAGCAGAAGGGACAGCAAGTTGTGACAAAGAAGCACAAGATCCGTCGCAAAGCAATCCTCCCGTAGCACAACCAATAGAAAAGACGATCAAGAAGAGGGGTCGGAAGAAGAAAACGCCCAACATGTCTTATCCAACAGAGACCACAGTAGAATTCAGTGAAGCATTAAGACGTGGACCTAACACAAGATCAAGAAGTAATaagaaatccaaagaagaaAGCTCTACAAGTGGAAATTTTTACATAGAATTACCCATCGGCACACAAGATCATAACACATCCGCTAAGAGGATGAGATATAGCAGAACAAATGCAACAAATAAG GTATCATATGATCATGAGCGATCAACTGAAGATATCAAAACGTCAAGTATATTTTCTCCAGAAAGCACTTCGCAGGAGACAAAGCCCATTGTCAATTGCAGCTTTGAagataacaaaaacaaaagagatcAGACAACTGAAAATGCAGAGAGTCCAAATACGAGTGGCAGGAATATCATTGGGGTACATCATAATGATTTGTCTTTGTACAGAACGAAATCTAAAACAGCGAGTACTTCTGCCGCAACTAATCAAAATGAAGTAGAAATGACAATTTCTCCGCAAGATGCGCGCAGACTTGATTACGCATCCAATTCTGACAACTCTGAATGTAATTCTGATTTTTACAAGTTCATCTCAATGGTGCGAAGTTTGGAAGCAGTGGACAAATCATTAG ATATTTCTGATGTAGATGCTATAACAaagcaatttaaaaaattgaaaatcaaaacaCAAGAGGATGCAATAATAAggtataaacaaaaaaaacaaaaacaaaagcaaaagcgTCTTGATGGCGCCATCATTCCGTTTGAAGGCCAAGTTGTTCCTTTCAAGAAACAATATCCACGCGCTAGGGTTAACCTTGATGAAGAAACTAATAGAGTGTGGAAGCTTTTGATGTTGGATATAAACAGCCATGGAATTGatggagaagatgaagacaagTCCAAATGGTGGGAAGAAGAGCGAAATGTATTTCGAGGGAGGGCAGACTCGTTTATTGCAAAAATGCATCGTGTACAAG GAGACAGACGCTTCTCTCGCTGGAAAGGATCAGTGGTGGATTCGGTGGTGGGGGTCTTCCTCACCCAAAATGTCTCAGACCATCTCTCAAG TTCTGCATTCATGGCCCTGGCGGCTCGATTCCCTAACAAATCACAAGTGAATGTTGGGGCGCCAGTAGAGATCTCAGAGGGGGATGCGCCGTTGAATCCACCCGTTCATGACGCCACTGAGCATTCTGGACACAAGATAACACAGTGGAGTGTCCCAGAAATGACTCAGAGAACGGGGTTTAATGATATGGTGGCATCCCGAAGCTCTGGGGTTTCCCAAACTGGCGAAGCTTCAAATGGGCAGAACGATGAGAAGATGGGATCCTGTTCGGGGGGCCACTCAGAAGTGGAGAAGAACACTTCTGTCAATATCACCCAGCAGGCAGAAAATTCAACCAAGGTTCAGGAAGAAGCTGACACAAAAAGAGATGAAGCAACTGagaagctaacatctggggacCTGAAGAATGGCAGCCCCAAAGAAAATAGTCAGGTCCCCCTCAGAGCATCCACCTTCCCAACCCAGGAATCCGTCCTCAGCTCAGAAAATGAAAAGAGCATGCCTTGCTGCCCAGACAACGGAGCTGAAATGTCTCAAAGGTCTCACTCTCAAAGGATTGTGGCTCCAGCACAGGCAACTGCTGGTGCCCACAAAAGTGAAGCAAGCAATGAGGCCCGAGAGACAAGTTCAGCAAAAAAAGACAGCAAGGGCAAAGGAAAAGAGCAAAAGGACGAAATCAACTGGGATAGCTTGCGAACAGCCGCGCAAGCTATAGCagggaagagagagaagacATGGAACACCATGGATTCTCTCGACTGGGATGCTGTGAGATGTGCAGATGTTAGCACAATCTCAGATGCGATCAAAGAAAGGGGCATGAACAACAGGCTCGCTGAACGCATTCAG CTCTTCCTGAATCGGCTGGTTGAAGATCACGGTGATATTGACCTAGAGTGGCTGAGAGACGTCGCCCCGGACAAAGCAAA GGAGTTTCTGCTCAGTATAAAGGGACTGGGACTGAAAAGTGTGGAGTGTGTGAGGCTCCTAACCCTGCACCACCTTGCCTTTCCT GTGGATACCAATGTTGGAAGAATAGCAGTAAGACTTGGATGGGTACCGCTGCAGCCACTTCCTGAGACACTACAGTTGCACCTCCTGGAACT GTACCCCATTTTGGAGACCGTACAAAAATATCTGTGGCCTCGTCTGTGCAAACTAGATCAAAAAACATT ATACGAGCTACATTACCAGATGATTACATTTGGAAAG GTCTTCTGCACAAAACACAAACCAAATTGCAATGCATGTCCATTGAAAGGGGAGTGTAGACACTTTGCTAGTGCTTTTGCAAG TGCAAGACTTGCCTTACCAGGGCCAGCGCAGACAAGTATAGTCAGTACCTCCGGAAACAATCCGACAGATCAGAATCCAACGGATCAAAATCCGATGGATCAGAACCCGATGGATCAGAATCCGGCGGTAAACATCGCTCAGTTGCACTTGCCCCTTCTTGAGAATCCAAACCAAGGAGCAGAAATTCTACAAGCAGAAGTTGCCAAACAGCTAAAATCAATATCTGAAAAGAATATCTGCCATCCTATTATTGAAGAGCCAACAACCCCAGAGGCAGAATGCTCACAAGTACCAATTCATGATATTGAGGATGCCTTCTGGGAGCCACGGGAAATTCCTCCCATCGACCTTGATCTAGAGGAGTTTACcctgaatttaaaaaattatatgcaAGGAAATATGGAACTTCAAGAAGCGGAAATGTCAAGGGCATTGGTAGCTTTGACTCCAAAAGCTGCTAACATTCCTATGCCTAAGTTAAAGAATGTGAACCGATTACGGACAGAGCATTGCGT TTATGAACTCCCAGATACGCATCCTCTTCTGGAAGGG TGGGACAAACGAGAGGCAGATGATCCAGGCAAATATCTTCTTGCTATATGGGCTCCAG GGGAGACAGCAAATTCTATACAACCACCTGAAAGAAAATGCAGCTATCAAGAAAGTGGCCAACTCTGTAATGAGAAAGAATGCCTTTCCTGCAACAGTGTTCGGGAAGCAGATTCGCAAACAGTTAGAGGGACAATCCTG ATACCGTGTCGAACAGCTATGCGAGGAAGATTTCCGCTAAATGGCACCTATTTCCAAGTCAATGAG GTATTTGCTGACCATGAATCGAGTAAAAATCCAATCAGCGTTCCGCGAAGTTGGATCTGGAACCTGAACAGGCGAACAGTATATTTTGGAACCTCTGTAACATCAATATTTAAAG GTTTAACAACGCCTGAAATTCAACAATGCTTCTGGAGAG GGTATGTCTGTGTGCGGGGATTTGATAGAGCAACTCGAGCACCGCGTCCTCTAAAAGCGAGACTGCATTTCCCAGCAAGCAAGATGGAGAAGGCCACAGGGACTACAAGGAAAAAGTCAACTGCCACAAAATCAGAAGGGGCAAAAACAAACCCAGAACAACCAGAAGTGGTTTCTGGGAGCCAAAGTCTTCAGGAGGGGGGAAAACCCAAAGAAAATCCATCCTTGTTCATGTCATAA